In the Defluviimonas aquaemixtae genome, one interval contains:
- a CDS encoding dihydrofolate reductase family protein: protein MTTGHVFMAMSLDGFIARADHSLDWLLKHQIEGEDHGYDAFEASVDGIVMGSGSFRAVLKFGEWPYRKPVIVLSQSLSDRDVPKHLSDRVTISRSTPSDLMRERGASGWSRVYVDGGKVVQKFLRDGLVEDLRITIIPILIGSGIRLFGELDHDLALELVAAKPYPSGLLGTHYKVSRK from the coding sequence ATGACAACCGGGCATGTCTTCATGGCGATGAGCCTCGACGGGTTCATCGCCCGTGCCGATCACAGTCTGGACTGGCTGCTCAAGCACCAAATTGAGGGCGAAGACCACGGATATGATGCGTTCGAAGCCAGCGTGGACGGAATCGTCATGGGCAGCGGTTCCTTTCGGGCAGTCCTGAAGTTCGGAGAATGGCCGTATCGGAAACCCGTGATCGTTCTCAGCCAGTCTCTTTCCGATCGCGATGTACCAAAACACCTGTCCGACCGGGTGACCATATCGCGCAGCACCCCTTCGGACCTGATGCGCGAACGCGGGGCGAGCGGTTGGAGCCGAGTCTATGTCGACGGCGGTAAGGTGGTGCAGAAGTTTCTCCGCGACGGGCTGGTCGAGGACCTACGGATCACGATCATCCCCATCCTGATCGGGTCCGGGATCCGGCTCTTCGGTGAGCTTGACCACGATCTCGCTCTGGAACTCGTCGCGGCAAAGCCCTATCCTTCGGGTCTTCTCGGAACGCACTACAAAGTTTCCAGAAAATGA
- a CDS encoding succinylglutamate desuccinylase/aspartoacylase family protein — MATRAGFAFGGETIAAGSRRTVDLPVSVLSDHTPVTMSAHVVHGRKKGPVMFISSGVHGDEVIGVEILRRILKLPAIGGLRGTLIAVPIVNTFGFLNHSRYLPDRRDLNRCFPGSAGGSLAARLANLFLTDVVSRCELGIDLHSAAIHRTNLPQIRIAPGNARTMELAKVFGAPVILTSQVRDGSLRGAARDRNVDMLLYEAGEGLRFDEVAVRAGVAGILRVMRHTGMLPAKGVAKTKPTSVLCMSSKWLRAPAGGLIRTFRAEGDVVAAGETLAAVSDPFGEKETTMTAPTDGIIVGRAVLPIVNEGDAIFHLGTVKATDVAEAAVDTLTAGLGDDLLFDEDEII; from the coding sequence ATGGCGACACGGGCCGGGTTCGCGTTCGGGGGCGAGACGATCGCCGCCGGGTCGCGTCGAACCGTTGATCTGCCAGTCAGCGTTCTGTCGGATCACACACCGGTCACGATGTCGGCGCATGTGGTGCATGGCCGCAAGAAAGGACCGGTGATGTTCATCAGCTCCGGCGTCCATGGCGACGAGGTGATTGGAGTTGAGATTCTCCGGAGGATTCTGAAGCTGCCTGCCATCGGCGGGCTACGCGGCACCCTGATCGCCGTGCCGATCGTCAACACCTTCGGTTTTCTCAACCACTCCCGCTACCTGCCCGACCGCCGCGACCTCAACCGCTGCTTTCCTGGCAGTGCAGGCGGCTCGCTGGCGGCGCGGTTGGCAAATCTGTTTCTGACAGATGTCGTGTCCCGGTGCGAGCTCGGCATCGACCTGCATTCCGCAGCCATCCATCGCACGAACCTGCCGCAAATCCGGATCGCGCCAGGCAACGCCAGGACGATGGAACTCGCCAAGGTGTTTGGAGCGCCCGTGATCCTCACTTCGCAGGTCCGCGACGGCTCGTTGCGAGGCGCAGCCCGCGACCGCAATGTCGACATGCTGCTTTACGAGGCGGGAGAGGGCCTACGCTTCGACGAAGTGGCCGTCCGCGCGGGAGTGGCGGGAATCCTGCGGGTGATGCGGCACACCGGCATGCTGCCCGCGAAGGGTGTTGCCAAGACCAAGCCGACATCGGTGCTGTGCATGTCGAGCAAATGGCTCCGCGCGCCGGCGGGCGGCCTGATCAGGACGTTCCGCGCCGAGGGCGATGTGGTGGCAGCGGGCGAGACGCTCGCGGCCGTTTCAGACCCGTTTGGTGAAAAAGAGACGACGATGACGGCGCCAACTGACGGTATTATCGTCGGCCGCGCCGTCCTTCCCATCGTGAATGAGGGCGACGCGATCTTTCACCTTGGCACAGTCAAGGCGACTGACGTCGCCGAGGCAGCCGTTGACACTCTGACAGCCGGGCTCGGGGATGACTTGCTGTTCGACGAAGACGAAATCATCTGA
- a CDS encoding magnesium transporter translates to MAQGEPIDLAERQDDLEDRLKGAVDAGDANAIAALLEPLPLSDALREVLNLAAGDRDAVLSLLPAELAAGLIEEAPNAMATDLVERLSAARAAEIIDELDSDVQADLIGELDREDADAILARMDAGDAAEVRRLVEYDDDTAGGLMVAEAFSFPDSATVGAVLRDFVSGDEDFERYRGQHPYIVDVDGRPVGVVSLRGLLTARRGALLSSIMVPPLTVRTDTPLLELQDIFDEHPFLGLPVVDAQGLLVGALSRSAVDAAALEQAEGVNLKLQGIVGDELRSMPLGIRSRRRLAWLSANIVLNIIAASVIAAYEETLAAVIAIAIFLPMVSDMSGCSGNQAVAVTMRELALGLVRPADALRVWVKEASVGVINGLALGCLIGVVAWIWKENAWLGLVIGLALALNTVIAVSIGGVVPLMLKRIGQDPAVASGPLLTTITDMAGFFLVLSLASLMMPLLVR, encoded by the coding sequence ATGGCCCAAGGCGAACCGATCGACCTGGCAGAGCGGCAGGACGACTTGGAAGACCGGCTCAAAGGCGCCGTCGACGCCGGCGATGCCAATGCCATCGCCGCGCTGCTGGAACCCTTGCCGCTCAGCGATGCGCTGCGCGAGGTGTTGAACCTTGCGGCCGGGGACCGCGACGCGGTTTTGTCGCTCCTGCCGGCGGAGCTCGCCGCCGGGTTGATCGAAGAAGCGCCGAACGCGATGGCGACCGATCTTGTCGAACGGCTGTCGGCAGCGCGTGCGGCCGAAATCATCGACGAGCTGGATTCGGACGTTCAGGCTGACCTCATCGGCGAGCTGGACCGCGAGGATGCCGACGCGATCCTCGCCAGGATGGACGCCGGCGATGCGGCGGAGGTCCGCCGGCTCGTGGAATACGACGATGATACAGCGGGCGGCCTGATGGTGGCCGAGGCGTTCTCGTTCCCCGACAGCGCCACCGTCGGCGCCGTCCTGCGTGACTTCGTCAGCGGCGATGAGGATTTCGAACGCTATCGCGGCCAACATCCCTACATAGTCGACGTCGACGGCAGGCCCGTCGGCGTCGTCTCGCTGCGCGGCCTGCTGACGGCAAGGCGCGGCGCGCTCCTATCCTCGATCATGGTGCCGCCGCTGACGGTCAGGACCGATACGCCGCTCCTCGAACTGCAGGACATCTTCGACGAACACCCGTTTCTGGGCTTGCCCGTCGTCGATGCCCAGGGGCTGCTCGTCGGTGCCCTGTCGCGGTCGGCGGTTGATGCGGCGGCCCTGGAACAGGCCGAGGGCGTCAATTTGAAGCTTCAGGGGATCGTCGGTGACGAATTGCGGTCGATGCCGCTTGGAATAAGGTCGCGGCGCCGGCTCGCCTGGCTGTCGGCCAATATCGTCCTCAACATTATCGCGGCCAGCGTGATTGCCGCCTACGAGGAAACGCTCGCTGCGGTGATCGCCATCGCAATCTTCCTGCCGATGGTGTCGGACATGAGCGGCTGTTCGGGCAACCAGGCCGTCGCGGTGACGATGCGCGAACTGGCCCTCGGCCTGGTAAGGCCCGCCGATGCGCTCCGGGTTTGGGTCAAGGAAGCTTCGGTCGGCGTCATCAACGGTCTGGCGCTCGGCTGCCTGATCGGCGTCGTGGCCTGGATCTGGAAGGAAAACGCCTGGCTTGGACTGGTGATCGGCCTCGCCCTGGCGCTCAACACCGTGATCGCGGTCTCGATCGGCGGCGTCGTGCCGCTCATGCTGAAGCGCATTGGCCAGGACCCGGCGGTGGCGAGTGGTCCGCTCCTGACCACGATCACCGACATGGCAGGTTTCTTCCTCGTGCTGAGCCTCGCCAGCCTGATGATGCCCTTGCTGGTGCGATGA
- a CDS encoding ATP-dependent zinc protease family protein: MDKSATKAPRKRKTRAELAVIGWRETVTLPDLGLIEIHAKIDTGALTTALHASHVKTYEKDGALWVQFRPPRIGRKKPGLCHAPVHDQREVRNTSGVPVPRIFIRTTLQIAGRSWLIDVSLADRTQMTFPIIIGRSAIRRHRLLVDCGRSYLTRHPDEPPTETLRERNRS; this comes from the coding sequence ATGGACAAGTCCGCAACGAAGGCGCCCCGCAAGCGAAAAACCCGCGCCGAGCTTGCCGTCATCGGCTGGCGCGAGACCGTGACGCTCCCAGATCTCGGCCTGATCGAGATACATGCCAAGATCGACACCGGCGCGCTGACAACGGCGCTGCATGCAAGCCATGTCAAGACGTACGAGAAGGACGGTGCGCTCTGGGTCCAGTTCCGGCCGCCGCGCATCGGCCGCAAGAAGCCGGGCCTTTGCCACGCCCCCGTCCATGACCAGCGCGAGGTCAGGAATACCAGCGGCGTGCCGGTGCCGCGGATCTTCATTCGCACCACCTTGCAGATCGCCGGCCGAAGTTGGCTGATCGACGTGTCGCTGGCCGACCGGACCCAGATGACCTTTCCGATCATCATCGGACGCTCGGCGATCCGTCGGCATCGCCTGCTGGTGGATTGCGGCCGATCCTACCTGACCCGTCACCCCGATGAACCACCCACCGAGACGCTTCGTGAAAGGAACCGCTCATGA
- the rimK gene encoding 30S ribosomal protein S6--L-glutamate ligase — protein sequence MKIAMLARNPNLYSHQRLKEAAEARGHDFDIINTLRCYMNIASRRPEIYYNGEKLPKYDAVIPRIGASVTFYGLAVLRQFEMMGVYPLNETVAIGRSRDKLRSLQLLAREGIGLPVTTFAHDPKQTEEVLKLAGRAPLVIKLLEGTQGIGVVLADTERSAKSVIEAFRGAGVNILVQEFIKEAGGSDIRALVVGGRVVAAMRRSGAPGEFRSNLHRGGSASIAKLTPEERVTATRAAKTMGLNVCGVDMLRSNHGPVVMEVNSSPGLEGVEKATGIDIAGKIIEHLERHAKLGATRTKGKG from the coding sequence ATGAAGATCGCGATGCTGGCCCGGAATCCTAATCTTTACTCCCACCAACGCCTGAAAGAGGCGGCCGAAGCGCGAGGCCACGACTTCGACATCATCAACACCCTGCGGTGTTACATGAACATCGCGTCTCGCCGGCCCGAAATCTACTACAACGGCGAGAAGCTTCCGAAATACGATGCGGTCATCCCGCGCATCGGGGCCTCTGTGACGTTTTATGGTCTCGCCGTATTGCGCCAGTTCGAGATGATGGGCGTCTATCCGCTGAACGAAACCGTCGCCATCGGCCGCAGCCGCGACAAGTTACGTTCGCTCCAGCTTCTCGCGCGCGAGGGGATCGGCCTGCCGGTCACGACCTTCGCGCATGACCCCAAGCAGACCGAAGAGGTGCTGAAGCTCGCCGGCCGCGCGCCGCTGGTGATCAAACTCCTGGAAGGCACGCAGGGCATCGGCGTGGTCCTTGCCGATACCGAGCGCTCGGCGAAATCGGTGATTGAGGCGTTCCGGGGCGCCGGCGTCAACATTCTCGTGCAGGAATTCATCAAGGAGGCGGGCGGCAGTGACATCCGGGCACTCGTCGTCGGCGGCAGGGTCGTGGCCGCGATGAGACGCAGCGGCGCCCCGGGCGAGTTTCGCTCGAACTTGCATCGCGGCGGCTCGGCCAGCATCGCCAAGTTGACGCCCGAGGAACGTGTGACCGCGACCCGCGCCGCCAAGACAATGGGCCTCAATGTCTGTGGAGTAGACATGCTGCGCTCCAATCACGGACCCGTCGTTATGGAAGTTAATTCCTCGCCGGGCCTCGAGGGAGTTGAGAAGGCGACCGGGATCGACATTGCGGGCAAGATAATCGAACATCTCGAAAGGCACGCTAAGCTTGGTGCGACGCGGACGAAAGGCAAGGGGTGA
- a CDS encoding LysR family transcriptional regulator, which produces MDIALIKTFLEVSAASSFGGAAERLQVTQSAVSLRIQRLEDILGRPLFTRSKAGAFLTPAGAEFEHYALSILKIWEEARQQVVIPEGFKKSLTIGAQYSLWPRLGFRMVDGLRIVMPELSLRTELGMTDRLTRMLTEGIVQIALMYTPMLRPGLIARPLLQEELALFASWPDPVCSDLKGRYLFIDWGPEFVQFHGLNLPDLSNQGMAFSLEAMAAEFISRRDYAGYLPTRYAKRYCDSGQLYPVPDMPTFPYPAWTVLREDLDPQIATAAERVLAQVVTGLDQETHEQVAEFRHLNMP; this is translated from the coding sequence ATGGATATTGCACTGATCAAGACGTTCCTCGAAGTGTCGGCAGCTAGTTCGTTCGGCGGCGCGGCGGAACGCCTTCAAGTCACGCAATCCGCCGTCAGCCTACGGATACAGCGGCTTGAGGACATACTTGGTCGACCGCTCTTCACACGTTCCAAGGCCGGCGCCTTCCTGACACCGGCCGGTGCCGAGTTCGAGCATTACGCGCTCAGTATTCTAAAGATCTGGGAGGAGGCGCGTCAGCAGGTTGTCATCCCCGAAGGATTCAAGAAAAGCCTGACGATCGGCGCGCAATATTCGCTGTGGCCGCGACTGGGTTTTCGGATGGTTGATGGGCTTCGGATCGTCATGCCCGAGCTGTCTTTGCGAACAGAGCTCGGCATGACAGACAGGCTGACCCGCATGCTCACTGAAGGCATCGTTCAAATTGCACTTATGTATACACCCATGCTTCGACCGGGCCTGATCGCCCGCCCGCTCTTGCAAGAGGAGCTAGCGCTATTTGCCTCATGGCCAGATCCTGTTTGCTCGGACCTGAAAGGCCGGTATCTGTTCATTGATTGGGGTCCGGAATTCGTCCAGTTTCACGGTCTGAACTTACCTGATCTTTCCAATCAGGGAATGGCGTTTTCTCTAGAAGCTATGGCGGCAGAGTTCATATCGCGCCGGGATTACGCCGGTTATCTGCCAACACGATACGCCAAGCGATATTGCGATTCTGGGCAGTTGTACCCCGTGCCAGACATGCCGACCTTCCCCTATCCGGCCTGGACAGTGTTGCGTGAAGACCTTGACCCGCAAATCGCCACTGCCGCTGAGCGGGTTCTCGCTCAGGTTGTTACGGGATTGGACCAAGAAACGCACGAGCAGGTCGCTGAATTTCGGCATCTAAACATGCCGTAG
- a CDS encoding trypsin-like peptidase domain-containing protein yields the protein MRLSLAFLAIAAGLFPLAASAQTQVPSDRGEIALSFAPVVQRATPAVVNIYATRIVAERLSPFAGDPFFSQFFDFGQAVPRVQNSLGSGVILSADGIVVSNHHVVGGADDIRVVLADRREFAGRVILADASADLAVIRLEGAAGLPALELADADRAQVGDLVLAIGNPFGVGQTVTSGIVSGLARAGAAGRAGYFVQTDAAINPGNSGGALVDLEGRLLGINTSILTRSGGSNGIGFAIPANLVAQYVAQAQAGRTEFERPWSGIDVQPVDQSLAEAMGLAGPGGVAIRQIHPESPFAAARLAAGDVVIAIDGQPVESPQALDYRLAVRGPGATARVTYWRDGAFAEAEVVLAPARGSAGSESLRIAAPNIFDGLAVAALDPALIDRLGLPLSAQGIVVTEVAGRARRTGLRPGDILLAVNDRPLSRPADLAEITARPGRSWIVEFIRNGGRGVIQLSGG from the coding sequence ATACGTCTCTCTCTCGCGTTTCTCGCGATTGCCGCCGGTCTGTTCCCGCTCGCCGCGTCGGCGCAGACTCAGGTGCCATCAGATCGCGGCGAGATCGCGTTGAGCTTCGCGCCCGTGGTCCAGCGCGCCACTCCAGCCGTCGTCAATATCTACGCGACCCGCATCGTCGCAGAGCGCCTCAGCCCCTTCGCCGGCGATCCCTTCTTCTCGCAGTTCTTCGACTTCGGCCAGGCTGTGCCCCGGGTGCAGAACTCGCTCGGCTCGGGCGTGATACTAAGTGCCGACGGTATTGTTGTCTCCAACCATCACGTCGTCGGCGGGGCGGACGATATCCGCGTCGTCCTCGCCGACCGGCGCGAATTCGCCGGGCGCGTGATCCTCGCCGATGCCTCGGCCGATCTCGCCGTGATCCGGCTCGAGGGCGCGGCCGGGCTGCCCGCGCTCGAGCTGGCGGATGCCGACCGGGCGCAGGTCGGCGATCTCGTTCTCGCCATTGGCAACCCGTTCGGCGTTGGACAGACCGTGACGTCAGGCATCGTCTCGGGGCTTGCCCGCGCGGGCGCGGCGGGGCGCGCCGGCTACTTCGTGCAGACCGACGCCGCAATCAATCCCGGCAATTCCGGCGGCGCGCTCGTCGATCTCGAGGGGCGGCTTCTCGGCATCAACACGTCGATCCTCACGCGTTCCGGCGGTTCGAACGGCATCGGCTTCGCGATTCCGGCCAACCTCGTCGCGCAATATGTCGCGCAGGCGCAGGCGGGCCGGACAGAGTTCGAGAGACCGTGGTCGGGGATCGACGTCCAGCCCGTAGACCAAAGCCTGGCCGAGGCGATGGGCCTCGCCGGGCCGGGCGGCGTCGCGATCCGCCAGATCCATCCCGAAAGCCCGTTCGCCGCGGCGCGGCTCGCCGCCGGCGACGTCGTCATCGCCATCGACGGGCAGCCGGTGGAAAGCCCGCAGGCGCTCGACTACCGGCTCGCCGTCCGGGGTCCGGGCGCGACGGCGCGCGTGACCTACTGGCGCGACGGCGCCTTTGCCGAGGCGGAGGTCGTGCTTGCGCCCGCGCGGGGCAGCGCGGGCTCAGAGTCGCTCCGCATCGCCGCGCCCAACATCTTCGACGGCCTCGCCGTCGCCGCGCTCGACCCCGCGCTCATCGACCGGCTGGGCCTGCCGCTCTCGGCCCAGGGCATCGTCGTCACCGAAGTCGCCGGGCGAGCCCGACGGACCGGGCTCAGGCCCGGCGACATCCTTCTCGCAGTCAATGACCGGCCCCTGTCGCGCCCGGCGGACCTGGCCGAGATCACCGCCCGGCCCGGCCGGTCCTGGATCGTCGAATTCATCCGCAACGGCGGGCGCGGAGTGATCCAGCTCTCCGGCGGTTGA